The Actinocatenispora sera genome has a window encoding:
- a CDS encoding carbohydrate ABC transporter permease yields MGAPVTGPAAPARRRRPVRPARVVLGLVLLVVGVLMVAPLVWLIVQSLTAEKAAFSLPPGWLPRPFTLDNFAGIDGLIPFGRMALNSLQVSLISTVGSMLVGVLAGYAFSRLRFRGRQAILLVMLSALMVPVQTTVIPVFVLMRNLGLVDHLAAVWLPALINVFAVFFFRQYFNTIPRELDEAARIDGASHPWILFRIIVPLSGPAIAAMTILAFETSWNNYFGPLIFLSSPQHMTLPIGLVTLQAGQGGSSVVVFAAITAVVVPVMVVFLAFQRSFAASIASAGIRG; encoded by the coding sequence ATGGGTGCACCAGTGACGGGGCCGGCCGCGCCGGCGCGGCGACGCCGCCCGGTCCGCCCGGCCCGGGTGGTTCTCGGGCTGGTCCTGCTGGTGGTCGGGGTGCTGATGGTCGCGCCGCTGGTGTGGTTGATCGTGCAGAGCCTCACCGCGGAGAAGGCGGCGTTCTCGCTGCCGCCCGGCTGGCTGCCGCGACCGTTCACCCTGGACAACTTCGCCGGCATCGACGGGCTCATCCCGTTCGGCCGGATGGCGCTCAACAGCCTGCAGGTCAGCCTGATCTCCACCGTCGGCTCGATGCTGGTCGGCGTGCTCGCCGGGTACGCGTTCTCTCGGCTGCGGTTCCGCGGCCGCCAGGCGATCCTGCTGGTGATGCTGTCCGCACTGATGGTGCCGGTGCAGACCACGGTGATCCCGGTGTTCGTGCTGATGCGCAACCTCGGCCTGGTCGACCATCTGGCCGCGGTGTGGCTGCCGGCACTGATCAACGTGTTCGCGGTCTTCTTCTTCCGGCAGTACTTCAACACCATCCCGCGGGAGCTGGACGAGGCGGCGCGGATCGACGGCGCGAGCCATCCGTGGATCCTGTTCCGCATCATCGTGCCGCTGTCCGGCCCGGCGATCGCGGCGATGACGATCCTCGCGTTCGAGACGTCGTGGAACAACTACTTCGGGCCGCTGATCTTCCTGTCCAGCCCGCAGCACATGACGCTGCCGATCGGGCTGGTGACGCTGCAGGCCGGCCAGGGCGGCTCGTCGGTCGTGGTGTTCGCCGCGATCACCGCCGTGGTGGTGCCGGTGATGGTGGTCTTCCTGGCGTTCCAGCGCAGCTTCGCGGCGAGCATCGCCTCGGCGGGTATCCGTGGTTAG
- a CDS encoding OsmC family protein codes for MADETKRAVSLHRTGSKTYQVRNERGGQISIGSGGDTDFTPVELLLAAIAGCTAIDVDILTSRRAEPTSFDIESSGDKVRDEQGNHMTGIEVSFRVTFPEGEGGDKARALLPEAIRTSHERLCTVSRTVQLGADVAMNVAAG; via the coding sequence GTGGCAGACGAGACGAAGCGCGCCGTGTCCCTGCATCGGACCGGCAGCAAGACCTACCAGGTCCGTAACGAGCGTGGCGGGCAGATCAGCATCGGCTCCGGGGGTGACACCGACTTCACCCCGGTGGAGCTGCTGCTTGCCGCGATCGCCGGGTGCACCGCCATCGACGTGGACATCCTGACCTCGCGGCGGGCCGAGCCGACCTCGTTCGACATCGAGTCCAGCGGGGACAAGGTGCGCGACGAGCAGGGCAACCACATGACCGGGATCGAGGTCTCGTTCCGGGTCACGTTCCCGGAGGGCGAGGGTGGCGACAAGGCGCGGGCGCTGTTGCCGGAGGCGATCCGCACCTCGCACGAGCGGCTCTGCACGGTCAGCCGTACCGTCCAGCTCGGTGCCGACGTCGCCATGAACGTGGCGGCCGGCTGA
- a CDS encoding YciI family protein, which translates to MKYMILLFGSQRDYDAMAGRPGAEPAWTGEDVGKLAEFMQSWWAEVVESGEAVDAQGLTAPVHARRVRLVDGVPVATDGPYAETQEVLAGYNIVDCASFDRAVEIAARLAKAPHPEGMPDDRWYVDVRPVADNAEESLA; encoded by the coding sequence ATGAAGTACATGATCCTGCTCTTCGGGTCGCAACGGGACTACGACGCGATGGCCGGCCGGCCCGGCGCCGAGCCCGCCTGGACCGGCGAGGACGTCGGCAAGCTGGCCGAGTTCATGCAGTCCTGGTGGGCCGAGGTGGTCGAGTCGGGCGAGGCGGTCGACGCGCAGGGGCTGACCGCGCCGGTGCACGCCCGCCGGGTGCGGCTGGTCGACGGCGTGCCGGTCGCGACCGACGGCCCGTACGCGGAAACCCAGGAGGTGCTCGCCGGCTACAACATCGTCGACTGCGCGAGCTTCGACCGGGCCGTCGAGATCGCCGCCCGGCTGGCCAAGGCACCGCACCCGGAGGGCATGCCCGACGACCGCTGGTACGTGGACGTGCGGCCGGTCGCCGACAACGCCGAGGAATCGCTGGCCTGA
- a CDS encoding RNA polymerase sigma factor, whose product MTTVPDHIEDLLRHQAPRVLGALVRRYGHFDLAEDAVQEALVAAATRWPAEGVPQRPRGWLLTVASRRLTDLLRAESARRRREATVAARTAPDEWLAPAADRPPAASDDTLVLLFLCCHPALTPAGQIALTLRAVGGLSTAEIARAFLVPEATMTRRISRAKQTIAASGVPFAPPVRAEYAARLGAVLRVLYLIFNEGYASTAGPRLARTELTGAAIRLTRLVHRLLPADGEVAGLLALMLLTDARRPARTGPDGELVPMAEQDRGRWDAAAIAEGIELVTAALPRGPTGPYQLQAAIAALHDEAASPADTDWPQILALYEVLLRIDDSPVVRLNHAVAVAMVRGPRAGLDRLDALDAQARRGDHRPDAVRAHLLELAGDRDAARRHYLAAAQRALSLPQQRYLHARAARLPAPDEPGAQA is encoded by the coding sequence GTGACCACCGTGCCCGACCACATCGAGGACCTGCTGCGCCACCAGGCGCCGCGGGTCCTCGGTGCGCTGGTCCGCCGGTACGGGCACTTCGACCTCGCCGAGGACGCCGTGCAGGAGGCGCTTGTCGCGGCGGCGACCCGGTGGCCGGCCGAGGGTGTGCCGCAGCGGCCGCGCGGCTGGCTGCTGACCGTCGCGTCGCGCCGGCTCACCGACCTGCTGCGGGCCGAGTCGGCCCGGCGCCGGCGGGAGGCCACCGTGGCGGCCCGGACAGCGCCGGACGAGTGGCTCGCACCGGCCGCGGACCGGCCGCCGGCCGCGTCCGACGACACGCTGGTGCTGCTGTTCCTGTGCTGCCATCCGGCGCTGACCCCGGCGGGGCAGATCGCGCTGACGCTGCGCGCGGTCGGCGGGCTGTCCACCGCCGAGATCGCCCGCGCGTTCCTGGTACCCGAGGCGACGATGACCCGCCGGATCAGCCGGGCGAAGCAGACCATCGCGGCGAGCGGTGTCCCGTTCGCCCCGCCGGTACGCGCCGAGTACGCCGCCCGCCTCGGCGCGGTGCTGCGCGTGCTGTACCTGATCTTCAACGAGGGCTATGCGAGCACCGCCGGCCCGCGACTGGCCCGTACCGAGCTGACCGGTGCGGCGATCCGGCTGACCCGGCTGGTGCACCGGCTGCTGCCGGCCGACGGCGAGGTGGCCGGGCTGCTCGCGCTGATGCTGCTCACCGACGCGCGGCGGCCGGCGCGCACCGGGCCGGACGGCGAGCTGGTACCGATGGCCGAGCAGGACCGGGGTCGCTGGGACGCCGCCGCGATCGCCGAGGGGATCGAGCTGGTCACCGCGGCGCTGCCGCGCGGGCCGACCGGCCCGTACCAGCTGCAGGCGGCGATCGCGGCGCTGCACGACGAGGCCGCGAGCCCCGCGGACACCGATTGGCCGCAGATCCTCGCCCTGTACGAGGTGCTGTTGCGCATCGACGACAGCCCGGTGGTGCGGCTCAACCACGCGGTCGCGGTGGCGATGGTGCGTGGCCCGCGGGCCGGGCTGGACCGGCTCGACGCGCTCGATGCGCAGGCCCGGCGCGGCGACCACCGGCCGGACGCGGTCCGGGCGCACCTGCTGGAGCTCGCCGGTGACCGGGACGCCGCGCGGCGGCACTACCTGGCCGCCGCGCAACGCGCCCTCAGCCTGCCGCAACAGCGGTACCTGCACGCCCGGGCGGCCCGCCTGCCGGCCCCGGACGAACCCGGTGCGCAGGCGTAG
- a CDS encoding citrate synthase: MTDQSSTVLRYPDGELDMPIIPATEGNSGIDSSKLLATTGLVTLDTGFVNTASCKSEITYIDGGAGILRYRGYPIDQLAEQSSFLEVTYLLLHGELPTAEQLAELDGQIRHHTLLDEDLKRFFDGFPRNAHPMAVLASAINALSTFYPDDLDPFDADAVNLSTIRLLAKLPTIAAYTYKKSVGQPLLYPDNSLDMVSNFLRMTFGVPAEPYQVNETARAALDLLLILHADHEQNCSAATVRTVGSAQANLFASIAAGVNALSGPSHGGANQAVLEMLRGIHASGDDVAAFVRKVKNKEAGVRLMGFGHRVYKNYDPRAALVKKMTDDVLTKLGVSDPLLSIAIELEQVALSDDYFVERKLYPNVDFYTGLIYKALGFPESMFTVLFAIGRLPGWIAQWREMMSDPKLKITRPRQIYTGPTARDYVAVEKR, translated from the coding sequence ATGACTGACCAGAGCAGCACCGTCCTTCGGTACCCGGACGGCGAGCTCGACATGCCGATCATCCCGGCGACGGAGGGAAACTCCGGGATCGACTCCTCCAAACTCCTCGCCACGACCGGTCTGGTCACGCTCGACACGGGGTTTGTGAACACGGCGTCGTGTAAATCGGAGATCACCTACATCGACGGCGGCGCCGGCATCCTGCGCTACCGCGGTTACCCGATCGACCAGCTGGCCGAGCAGTCGAGCTTCCTCGAGGTGACCTACCTGCTGTTGCACGGCGAGCTGCCGACCGCCGAGCAGCTGGCCGAGCTGGACGGGCAGATCCGCCACCACACCCTGCTGGACGAGGACCTGAAGCGGTTCTTCGACGGCTTCCCGCGCAACGCCCACCCGATGGCGGTGCTGGCCTCCGCGATCAACGCGCTGTCCACCTTCTACCCGGACGACCTCGACCCGTTCGACGCCGACGCGGTGAACCTGTCCACGATCCGGCTGCTGGCCAAGCTGCCGACGATCGCGGCGTACACGTACAAGAAGTCGGTCGGCCAGCCGCTGCTGTACCCGGACAACTCGCTGGACATGGTCTCCAACTTCCTGCGGATGACCTTCGGCGTGCCGGCCGAGCCGTACCAGGTGAACGAGACCGCGCGGGCCGCCCTCGACCTGCTGCTGATCCTGCACGCCGACCACGAGCAGAACTGCTCCGCGGCCACCGTGCGTACCGTCGGGTCGGCCCAGGCCAACCTGTTCGCCTCGATCGCCGCCGGTGTCAACGCACTCTCCGGCCCGTCGCACGGCGGCGCCAACCAGGCGGTGCTGGAGATGCTGCGGGGCATCCACGCCTCCGGCGACGACGTCGCGGCGTTCGTGCGCAAGGTGAAGAACAAGGAGGCCGGCGTCCGGCTGATGGGCTTCGGCCACCGGGTCTACAAGAACTACGACCCGCGCGCCGCCCTGGTCAAGAAGATGACCGACGACGTGCTGACCAAGCTCGGCGTCTCCGACCCGCTGCTTTCCATCGCGATCGAGCTGGAGCAGGTCGCGCTGTCCGACGACTACTTCGTCGAGCGCAAGCTGTACCCGAACGTCGACTTCTACACCGGCCTGATCTACAAGGCGCTGGGGTTCCCGGAGTCGATGTTCACTGTGCTGTTCGCGATCGGCCGGCTGCCCGGCTGGATCGCCCAGTGGCGCGAGATGATGAGCGACCCGAAGCTCAAGATCACCCGGCCGCGGCAGATCTACACCGGCCCGACCGCCCGCGACTACGTCGCGGTCGAGAAGCGCTGA
- a CDS encoding carbon-nitrogen hydrolase family protein — protein MTEPNEPVVALPETVLRVGAGQAAAEPGDIAGNAATAARLVATAAADRVRLLVLPELFLPGYHPPTLAADPSRCEVAADDAGVVTDPRLDGLATAASTHRVAVLVGAAVRAADGARYLAALLVGPDGSIRDAYHKRHLCGVEETDLFVAGTAATTLTVDGWRLGVGVCYDGCFPEHARAAARAGAHAMLYPTAYVVGGEHRRDLYYPARALDNTMFVVFSNGVGGRDPWLFNGGSAVYDPEGRALVRAPDTGETVLVADLDPVLLAATRGAQTMLSDAAVEEPAERRLLTVDRG, from the coding sequence ATGACGGAGCCGAACGAGCCGGTGGTGGCGCTGCCGGAGACGGTGCTGCGGGTCGGGGCCGGTCAGGCCGCCGCCGAGCCGGGCGACATCGCCGGCAACGCGGCCACCGCAGCTCGGCTGGTGGCGACCGCGGCAGCGGACCGGGTGCGGTTGCTGGTGCTGCCGGAGCTGTTCCTGCCCGGTTACCACCCGCCGACGCTCGCCGCCGACCCGAGCCGGTGCGAGGTGGCCGCCGACGACGCCGGTGTGGTCACCGACCCGCGGCTGGACGGGCTGGCCACCGCGGCCTCGACGCACCGGGTGGCGGTGCTGGTCGGCGCGGCGGTGCGGGCCGCGGACGGCGCCCGCTACCTGGCCGCGCTGCTGGTCGGCCCGGACGGCTCGATCCGGGACGCGTACCACAAGCGGCACCTGTGCGGGGTGGAGGAGACCGACCTGTTCGTCGCCGGTACCGCGGCGACCACGTTGACCGTGGACGGCTGGCGGCTGGGCGTCGGTGTCTGCTACGACGGCTGCTTCCCGGAGCACGCCCGGGCGGCGGCCCGGGCCGGTGCGCACGCGATGCTCTACCCGACCGCGTACGTGGTGGGTGGCGAGCACCGGCGCGACCTCTACTACCCGGCGCGGGCGCTGGACAACACGATGTTCGTGGTGTTCTCCAACGGGGTCGGCGGCCGCGACCCGTGGCTGTTCAACGGGGGCTCGGCGGTGTACGACCCGGAGGGCCGGGCGCTGGTGCGGGCGCCGGACACCGGCGAGACGGTCCTGGTCGCGGACCTGGATCCGGTACTGCTCGCGGCCACGCGCGGCGCGCAGACGATGCTGTCCGATGCCGCGGTGGAGGAGCCGGCCGAGCGCCGGCTGCTCACCGTCGACCGCGGCTGA
- a CDS encoding CaiB/BaiF CoA transferase family protein — MQGPLAGFRIVELAGIGPAPFAGMMLADLGADVVRVDRPGGQPVPLAAGHRVLARNRRSLAVDLKQPDGVAVVHRLVAGADALIEGYRPGVAERLGLGPDECLAANPRLVYGRMTGWGQTGPLAQRAGHDIDFIALAGALGLVGDADAAPTVPLNLIGDFGGGGMLLAVGVLAALLRAGRTGRGQVVDAAMVDGAAVLLSMMLGMRSAGMWGGRRGRNLLDGGAPFYAVYRCADGGYVAVGALEDPFYAALLDGLGLADDETVPDRTDRSAWPQLRERFAAAFAGRTRDEWADRFAGTDACVAPVLDPDEAAAHPHLARRGTYRRDGGMLQPAPAPRFSATPAGTPTPAPAAGAHTDEILAELGYPDAERAALRAAGAIA; from the coding sequence ATGCAGGGACCGTTGGCGGGATTCCGGATCGTGGAGCTGGCCGGGATCGGCCCGGCGCCGTTCGCCGGCATGATGCTGGCCGATCTCGGCGCGGACGTGGTGCGGGTCGACCGGCCCGGCGGCCAGCCGGTCCCGCTCGCGGCGGGCCACCGGGTGCTCGCCCGCAACCGGCGCTCGCTCGCGGTCGATCTCAAGCAGCCGGACGGGGTGGCCGTGGTGCACCGGCTGGTGGCCGGCGCCGACGCGCTGATCGAGGGGTACCGGCCGGGCGTCGCCGAGCGGCTCGGCCTCGGCCCGGACGAGTGCCTGGCCGCGAACCCGCGCCTGGTGTACGGGCGGATGACCGGCTGGGGCCAGACCGGCCCGCTGGCCCAGCGGGCCGGCCACGACATCGACTTCATCGCGCTGGCCGGGGCGCTCGGCCTGGTCGGGGACGCCGACGCCGCGCCGACCGTACCGCTGAACCTGATCGGCGACTTCGGTGGCGGCGGCATGCTGCTCGCGGTCGGCGTGCTCGCCGCGCTGCTTCGCGCCGGCCGTACCGGTCGCGGCCAGGTGGTCGACGCGGCGATGGTGGACGGTGCGGCGGTACTGCTGTCGATGATGCTGGGGATGCGCTCGGCCGGGATGTGGGGCGGCCGGCGCGGCCGCAACCTGCTCGACGGCGGCGCCCCGTTCTACGCCGTGTACCGCTGCGCGGACGGCGGCTACGTCGCGGTCGGTGCGTTGGAGGACCCGTTCTACGCGGCGCTGCTGGACGGACTGGGCCTGGCCGACGACGAGACCGTGCCGGACCGCACCGACCGGTCGGCGTGGCCGCAGCTGCGGGAACGGTTCGCCGCGGCGTTCGCCGGCCGCACCCGGGACGAGTGGGCCGACCGGTTCGCCGGTACCGACGCCTGCGTGGCGCCGGTGCTCGACCCGGACGAGGCCGCCGCACATCCGCACCTCGCCCGGCGCGGCACGTACCGCCGGGACGGCGGGATGCTGCAACCGGCGCCCGCGCCCCGGTTCTCGGCCACCCCCGCCGGCACCCCGACGCCGGCGCCGGCGGCCGGCGCGCACACCGACGAGATCCTCGCCGAGCTGGGCTACCCGGACGCCGAGCGGGCCGCGCTGCGCGCGGCCGGCGCCATCGCCTGA
- a CDS encoding DUF1707 SHOCT-like domain-containing protein, protein MHETGSLVPSDDDAAMVQQRASDTDRSQFAEVVQAAVGDGRLDLAEADDRLARVYAARTIAELTRIVADLGVTPGPTASGRSVLELRTRSARVRQEGAWEVPPHVVAEASSGQVRLDFTDAVCPHREVRVDATCRSGSILVIVPRGWAVRVEQQETRSGRVRNKVTEPARPGTPLILLYASTTSGRVVARYPYGRKGRVAR, encoded by the coding sequence ATGCACGAGACGGGATCGCTGGTGCCCTCCGACGACGACGCGGCCATGGTGCAGCAACGGGCGTCGGACACCGACCGCAGCCAGTTCGCCGAGGTGGTTCAGGCGGCGGTCGGCGACGGCCGGCTGGACCTGGCCGAGGCCGACGATCGGCTGGCCCGGGTGTACGCCGCGCGCACCATCGCCGAGCTGACCCGCATCGTGGCCGATCTCGGCGTGACACCGGGCCCGACGGCATCCGGGCGGTCGGTGCTGGAGTTGCGCACCCGCAGCGCGCGGGTGCGCCAGGAGGGCGCCTGGGAGGTGCCGCCGCACGTGGTCGCCGAGGCGTCCAGCGGGCAGGTCCGGCTCGACTTCACCGACGCGGTGTGCCCGCATCGGGAGGTCCGGGTGGACGCGACCTGCCGGTCCGGCAGCATTCTGGTGATCGTGCCGCGCGGCTGGGCGGTCCGTGTCGAGCAGCAGGAGACCCGCAGCGGCAGGGTGCGCAACAAGGTCACCGAACCCGCCCGGCCGGGCACCCCGCTGATCCTGCTGTACGCCAGCACGACCTCGGGCCGGGTGGTGGCGCGCTACCCGTACGGGCGGAAGGGCCGCGTCGCCCGGTGA
- a CDS encoding TetR/AcrR family transcriptional regulator — MPRVSQEHLDARRRQILTGARTCFARHGYEGATVRRLEDAIGLSRGAIFHHFRDKESLFLAVAEDDAANMVATVADNGLVQVMRDMAAHAHEPEVSGWLGTQLEVSRRLRTDPEFARRWAQRSEAIAAATRDRLLRQHEAGVLRDDVPIETLQRFLELAHDGLVLYLAMGSSVDDIEPVLDLVEETVRRR, encoded by the coding sequence GTGCCCCGGGTCAGTCAAGAGCATCTCGACGCCCGCCGCCGGCAGATCCTCACCGGCGCGCGGACCTGCTTCGCCCGGCACGGGTACGAGGGCGCCACGGTGCGCCGTCTGGAGGACGCGATCGGGCTGTCCCGCGGCGCGATCTTCCACCACTTCCGGGACAAGGAGTCGCTGTTTCTCGCCGTCGCCGAGGACGACGCGGCGAACATGGTGGCCACGGTCGCCGACAACGGCCTGGTCCAGGTGATGCGGGACATGGCCGCGCACGCGCACGAGCCGGAGGTCAGCGGCTGGCTCGGCACCCAGCTGGAGGTCTCCCGGCGGCTGCGCACCGACCCGGAGTTCGCCCGCCGCTGGGCCCAGCGGTCCGAGGCGATCGCAGCGGCGACCCGCGACCGGCTGCTGCGCCAGCACGAGGCGGGCGTGCTGCGCGACGACGTCCCGATCGAGACGCTGCAGCGGTTCCTGGAGCTGGCGCACGACGGGCTGGTGCTCTACCTCGCGATGGGCAGCTCGGTCGACGACATCGAGCCGGTGCTCGATCTGGTCGAGGAGACCGTCCGCCGCCGCTGA
- a CDS encoding SDR family oxidoreductase, translated as MDLGLSDRVYLVTGGSAGLGFATARALVDDGARVVVCSRAQDKVDRAVADLGADHAVGIAADLADPATPQRLIDTATSTYGRLDGALLSVGGPPPATAAGATDEQWRQAFETVFLGAVRGARTVAAALPDGGAIGLVLSSSVRSPITGLGISNGLRPGLAMVTKDMADEYGPRGVRLVGLLPGRIATDRILELDRGTPQYDGIPLGRYGGPAEFGAVAAFVLSPAASYLTGSLIAVDGGALRCL; from the coding sequence ATGGATCTCGGACTCTCCGACCGGGTGTACCTGGTCACCGGCGGCAGCGCCGGCCTCGGCTTCGCGACCGCACGCGCCCTGGTCGACGACGGCGCCCGCGTCGTCGTCTGCTCCCGCGCGCAGGACAAGGTGGACCGGGCGGTGGCCGACCTCGGCGCCGACCACGCCGTCGGGATCGCCGCCGACCTGGCCGACCCGGCCACCCCGCAACGGCTCATCGACACCGCCACCTCGACGTACGGCCGACTCGACGGCGCGCTGCTGTCGGTCGGCGGGCCACCACCCGCCACCGCCGCCGGCGCCACCGACGAGCAGTGGCGGCAGGCGTTCGAGACGGTCTTCCTCGGCGCGGTACGAGGCGCCCGCACGGTCGCCGCCGCGCTGCCCGACGGCGGCGCGATCGGCCTCGTGCTGTCCTCCTCGGTACGCTCCCCCATCACCGGCCTCGGCATCTCCAACGGGCTGCGGCCGGGGCTGGCCATGGTCACCAAGGACATGGCCGACGAGTACGGCCCGCGCGGGGTGCGGCTCGTCGGCCTGCTGCCCGGCCGGATCGCCACCGACCGGATCCTGGAGCTCGATCGCGGCACCCCGCAGTACGACGGGATCCCGCTGGGCCGCTACGGCGGGCCGGCGGAGTTCGGCGCGGTCGCCGCGTTCGTGCTCTCCCCCGCCGCGAGCTACCTGACCGGCAGCCTCATCGCCGTCGACGGCGGCGCCCTGCGCTGCCTCTGA
- a CDS encoding GAF domain-containing protein — protein MGERRMVEQWLAWPTGCDPGVLSRALAGARDRFLGTGTAGGPVRRVVAESWRRSAASGIDPDRHETPVELTDDTLRELRADHELAAAMPVVRRLLVETAGLDRLIVAVGDADGRLLWVEGDRQLRARAESMHFLAGSNWGERHAGTNAVGMALAVDHGVQVFGAEHFASRVVPWSCSAAPVHDPDTGEVLGFVDVTGGDQVAAPHALALVRATALAVETELRVQRLARPRPVVAPEPAQLTVCGDLGRLRLPHRSVELSPRHAELLLVLSEHPAGRSAEQLAVALYPDSTATVTVRAELSRLRALLPELALRSRPYRLGRPVRTDLAQARALLARGSWRRALALAGLPVLARSQAPEVVALRADLAAQLRSAVLASRDATALARFADSELGVGDTEVVRATLAALPADSPRRREYAVRLARLDAELGAGGRATRMQRWRS, from the coding sequence ATGGGTGAGCGGCGGATGGTCGAGCAGTGGTTGGCGTGGCCGACGGGTTGCGATCCGGGGGTGTTGAGCCGGGCGCTGGCCGGAGCCCGGGACCGGTTCCTCGGCACCGGTACGGCCGGCGGACCGGTGCGGCGGGTGGTCGCCGAGTCGTGGCGACGATCGGCGGCGAGCGGCATCGACCCGGACCGGCACGAGACACCGGTCGAGCTGACCGACGACACGCTGCGCGAGCTGCGGGCCGACCATGAGCTCGCGGCGGCGATGCCGGTCGTGCGGCGGTTGCTGGTGGAGACCGCCGGGTTGGACCGGCTGATCGTCGCGGTCGGTGACGCGGACGGTCGGCTGTTGTGGGTGGAGGGCGACCGGCAGCTGCGCGCCCGCGCCGAGTCGATGCACTTCCTGGCCGGCTCGAACTGGGGTGAGCGGCACGCCGGTACCAACGCGGTCGGGATGGCGCTCGCGGTCGACCACGGCGTGCAGGTCTTCGGTGCCGAGCACTTCGCCAGCCGGGTCGTGCCGTGGAGCTGTTCGGCCGCGCCGGTGCACGACCCGGACACCGGCGAGGTGCTCGGTTTCGTCGACGTCACCGGCGGCGACCAGGTCGCGGCGCCGCACGCGCTGGCCCTGGTACGGGCGACCGCGCTGGCGGTGGAGACCGAGCTGCGGGTGCAGCGGCTGGCCCGGCCGCGGCCGGTGGTGGCACCGGAGCCGGCCCAGCTGACCGTGTGCGGGGACCTCGGCCGGCTGCGGCTGCCGCATCGCAGCGTCGAGTTGAGCCCGCGGCACGCGGAGCTGCTGCTGGTGCTCAGCGAGCATCCCGCCGGCCGCAGCGCCGAACAGCTCGCGGTCGCGCTGTATCCCGACAGCACGGCAACGGTCACGGTCCGGGCGGAGCTCTCCCGGTTGCGGGCGCTGCTGCCGGAGCTTGCGCTGCGCTCCCGGCCGTACCGGCTGGGCCGGCCGGTTCGTACCGACCTGGCGCAGGCCCGGGCGCTGCTCGCGCGCGGCTCCTGGCGGCGGGCCCTGGCGCTGGCCGGCCTGCCGGTACTGGCCCGGTCGCAGGCGCCGGAGGTGGTGGCGCTGCGGGCCGACCTCGCCGCGCAGCTGCGTTCCGCCGTACTGGCCAGCCGGGATGCGACGGCGCTGGCCCGGTTCGCCGACAGCGAGCTGGGCGTCGGCGACACCGAGGTGGTCCGGGCCACCCTCGCCGCGCTGCCGGCGGACTCGCCGCGCCGCCGGGAGTACGCGGTGCGGCTGGCCCGGTTGGATGCGGAGCTCGGCGCCGGGGGGCGCGCAACCCGGATGCAACGGTGGCGGTCGTAA
- a CDS encoding enoyl-CoA hydratase/isomerase family protein, producing the protein MPAQQDPSTSGDVLWSVTDGVATVTLNRPEVYNAQTPQMWAQLREIGRELAGDVRVVVVRGAGRGFSAGLDTAVLAGSGPGDPGLLGLAELPADQCADVIAEFQQAFDWLRRPDLLSVAAVQGHAVGAGFQLALACDLRIVADDAQFTMAETSLGLVPDLGGTKHLVELVGYSHALEICVTGRRVGAAEAYRLGLATLSVPLAELDTATGDLVAALRAAPRAASVETKALLRAAVGNDLPAQLAAEREAQVRRIADLAGRGE; encoded by the coding sequence GTGCCCGCGCAGCAGGACCCCTCGACGTCAGGCGACGTGCTGTGGTCGGTCACCGACGGCGTGGCGACCGTGACCCTGAACCGCCCCGAGGTCTACAACGCGCAGACTCCGCAGATGTGGGCGCAGCTGCGCGAGATCGGTCGCGAGCTTGCCGGTGACGTCCGGGTCGTGGTGGTGCGCGGCGCCGGCCGCGGCTTCTCCGCCGGCCTGGACACCGCCGTACTGGCCGGCTCCGGTCCCGGCGATCCCGGTCTGCTCGGCCTGGCGGAGCTGCCGGCCGACCAGTGTGCGGACGTGATCGCGGAGTTCCAGCAGGCGTTCGACTGGCTGCGCCGGCCCGACCTGCTGTCGGTCGCCGCCGTGCAGGGGCACGCGGTCGGTGCCGGCTTCCAGCTCGCGCTGGCCTGCGATCTGCGGATCGTCGCCGACGACGCCCAGTTCACGATGGCCGAGACGAGCCTGGGGCTGGTGCCCGACCTCGGCGGCACCAAACACCTGGTGGAGCTGGTCGGCTACAGCCACGCGCTGGAGATCTGCGTGACCGGCCGGCGGGTCGGCGCCGCCGAGGCGTACCGGCTGGGTCTCGCGACGCTCAGCGTGCCACTGGCCGAACTGGACACCGCCACCGGCGATCTGGTCGCAGCGCTGCGGGCCGCACCGCGGGCCGCCTCGGTGGAGACGAAGGCGCTGCTGCGGGCCGCGGTCGGCAACGACCTGCCCGCTCAGCTCGCGGCCGAACGGGAGGCGCAGGTGCGCCGGATCGCCGACCTCGCCGGGCGCGGCGAGTAA
- a CDS encoding helix-turn-helix domain-containing protein gives MAATGTSTSTEKGRRIVGAERQTLAKDLVKRYNGGESIRSLAASTGRSYGFIHRVLTESGVQLRQRGGARRRKKS, from the coding sequence ATGGCTGCCACCGGCACCAGCACGAGCACGGAGAAGGGGCGGCGGATCGTCGGCGCCGAACGTCAGACGCTGGCGAAGGACCTGGTCAAGCGCTACAACGGCGGGGAGAGCATCCGTTCTCTTGCGGCCTCGACGGGCCGTTCGTACGGATTCATCCATCGCGTGCTGACCGAGTCCGGCGTCCAGTTGCGTCAGCGTGGCGGCGCCCGCCGCCGCAAGAAGTCCTGA